From the Papaver somniferum cultivar HN1 chromosome 2, ASM357369v1, whole genome shotgun sequence genome, the window TCAATTActtaagaaagatgcattttttcTGAAATGATAATGCTACTGCTGCATTCAAAGTACTTCAAAAGGCTCTCACTACAACACCAGTTCTTATACTTCCAGATTTTTCGAAAGAATTTTCTCTAGAATGTGATGCATCTGGTAATGGGTTAGGAGATGTGTCAATGCAGTCTGTTCGACCAGTTGCTTACTATAGCAAACCCTTGGCAGGAACGAATTTAAATCTTTTAATATATGATAAACAAATGCTTGCAATTGTATCTGCAGTTCAAAAATGGAGACCTTATCTTCTTCGTAGACATTTTAAGATACTTACAGATCACAGGAGTCTTAAATACTTTCTTGATCAAAAATTGTCTTCTATGGAACAACAGAGGTGTCTATCAAAACTATTGGGTTATGATTATGAGATTATTTTTcgaaaagggaaagaaaatattgcagCTGATGCTTTGTCACGTAACATGGGTTCTAACTACAGCTTGACTGCACCAATTTTCTCTGGGGTCACTGAGATAATTCAAGAATGCCATATGGATGCTGAGTTAAGTATTCTCATTCAAAAACTTATTGATTCTCCTACTTGAAAACTCAAATTTTCCTACATAAATGGAGTTCTACGCTACAAAGGAAGAATAGTTGTTGTGCCTACTTCTTTATGGTGTACCAAACTTCTTGAGGAATTTCATTCAAATCCTATTGGGGGTCATTCAGGATTTTTGAAAACTTATAAGCGTCTACAAcataatttttattggaaaggtaTGAAGCAATCAATCAAGGACTTTATTGCTCAATGTGATGTGTGTCAAAGAAATAAAACTGAAGATATATCTCCGCCAGAATTATTGAATCCTCTTCTTATCCTTTCTGATGTGTGGATTGATATATCCATGGATTTTATTGATGGTTTTCCTCCTTCTGAACGAAAGAATGCAATtttggtggttgttgatcgtctaACCAAGTATGCACACTTTATACCTCTCACACATCCCTATTATGCTAGTTTATACGTGAGATCGTTCGACTTCATGGAATGCCAAGAAGTATAGTAAGTGATCGAGATCCCATTTTTATGAGCAACTTTTGGGAAGCTTATTTTAAGCTACAAAATACAGATTTATGTCGCAGTTCTGCGTATCATCCTCAGAGTGATGGCCAAACTGAGGTCACAAATAGGACATTAGAATGTTATTTGCAACGTTTTGCTGGTGTAAAGCCGAATGATTGGTCAAAATGGCTACCATGggctgaatggtggtacaacacaAGTCATCATTCTGCCATTAACATGACTCCTTATCAAGCTCTTTACACTCGTCCTCCATCAACAATTTCAGCTTATTTACCTGGTACAACTTTAGTGCATGATGTTGATTTAAATCTCAAAGCAAGAGACCATACGCTAAAGTTATTAAAATCACATCTCCATGATGCTCAGGCCAGAATGAAAGCATATACTGATGCTCATCGCACTGAAAGTGAATTTTCTATAGGTGTTGATggcggtttttagcttagggttaaaatcgtaaaaccgcacatccgacatgacatcactatgaccattagcgcatttattgaatcaattagcatgcctacgtaagaattaccagggtacctttttttttatataatgtgtcatgttccacggcagaacccttagcattgaccgacatcatctataccaaaccctaattctcacgctaccgtgccaatggaaaaacataccagccacgtctccgcgccaaggcatgccaaccatgccagccgcaccacatgtgccaatggcatgccatgtcagccacatctccgcacctagatgcaaacgaagggttgcaacaatcaacggctacccttcctcctaagatgcaaatcttaaccgtccaagattgccaccaaacgcatggcaacctttggcccaaggccaagccccaattttggccgggcctaaactatgccaaaaccctagatttggtcgcgcctaaactataccaaaaccttagcttggccgcgcctaaactttgCCACTAactgcaaacgaagggttgcaacaatcaacgaccacccttccatctgagatacagatctcagtcgtccaaggtcgccagccaacgcgtggtaacctttggcccaacgccaagccctaattttggtcgcgcccaaaactaatgccaaaccctagtttttggccgcgcatcctagcttggccacgtctccatgccatgtcggccatactagatgtcgctggctgccaaaacgaagggttgcaacgatcaacagccacccttccatctgagatgcagatctcagccgtccaaggttgccagccaacacgtggtaacctttggcccaacgccaagccctaattttggtcgcgcccaaaactaattccaaaccctagtttttggacgcgcatgccaaaatcctagcttggccacgtttccatgccaaagccatgccggccccgctacatgccgttggctgccaaaacgaagggttgcaacaatcaacggtcacccttccatttgagatgcagatctcaaccgccCAAGTCCGCCATGAcaaagcatgccaaccgcaccacatgtgccaatggcatgccgtgcaacctctccgcgcgaaggcatgccaatcatgccacatgtgccaatggcatgccgtgccagccacatctccacaccaaggcatgccaaccatgccacatgtgacaatggcatgccgttccagccacatcttcactccaaggcatgacaaccatgccacatgtgccaatggcacactgtgtcagccacatctccgcgacaaggcatgccaaccgcaccattgtgccaaaacCATGaccagcctttccttcacgacgttagctgccaaaacgaagggttgcaacaatcgacggccacccttccatctaatatgcagatcttagccgtccaaggttaccagctaacgcatggccacCTTTAGCCCAACGCCAATCCCAAATTTTGGCCGcgtctaaactatgccaaaaccctgatttttttgccgcgcctaaactatgccaaaatcctagcttgtccATGCCTAACCATGTTAAGGCCAttccggccatgctttcatgccactggctaccaaacgaagggttgcaataatcaacggctacccttcctctcaagatacaaaatctcgaccgtcgaaagtcaccaccgagccggcaagtctcccaagctcaacttgccaaacagcagcaacatgctacatgatttccacaaaaacactcgagacatcaacacatgtcacaaactgggggatgctcattggggtattggtttggcggtttacagcgtgcggcgtacactacgcccgttacaagacagtgtcataagaatgaggtggttagtaaatacatggagtaacggtgaaacgctttccttcattatggaacatcaattccaggtgttaccgattaccacctcctcccatttactcatccgtttctatttcttacgagccagagtacgtttcacttcgacttgtataaataggtcttacctatttccaccaaacaacaagttttggtcagggagcatacaacactcagaaatcacttgttatctttcccatctgttagcttccactttctgatacaagtcgaacaactactcttccagaatcaactattcttttctcaacactctcttcgcttccctccccaaaaaccaacccttctccttcactttgtgaccgaagcaagtctggaactgccatttcttggtttaggccggatatgtacagattgatctctcgaatctaaagtactcccttgcagtacattgtttagggtttagactcgtttttcacccacaacacacaaaattaccaaaaccagcagaaactgtttacACCCTCAAATAACAGGTGATTGGGTTTTTCTTCGTCTACAACCATATAGACACAAAACTATTACTAACCAATCATTTTCTAAACTTTCTCCAAGATTTTATGGCCCTTTTCGTGTTCTTGAGAAGATAGGATCAGTGGCATATATGTTGGAACTTCCAGCAGAGAGTCGCATTCATCCTATATTTCATGTTTCTcagttgaaactgaaattagGGTCAACTAACTTTGTTCAACAGATTTTACCATATGTTATTGATTATGATAAGTGGGAACCAAAAGCTGTTTTGGAGCGCAAGATGTTCAGAAAAGGTTCTTATGCTGGCACTAAATGGTTAGTCAAATGGATTGATCACCCAAGTGATGAAGTTACTTGGGAGGATGCAGATGAATTGCTTCTTCGTTTTCCAGATTTTgaggcttgaggacaagccatTTTTCATCCAGGTAGGGATGTTGCGGTACCAACACTAAGATAGCTTAGTTTCCTTTAATAATCTCTTCTATTTTTAGCTTGTCTCTAATTTCGTATCTAGTTAAGATTCCATAGTTAGTATAACTTGCTTCACAAGTATTTGGAGTTATAAATACTACTTATGAGCTTTGCAAAACACTTAAGAATTAATATACAAACTCTGTTTAATTTCTTCCAATCTTTTCttctctttaaatcttcttatatTCTTCTTATCCTTCTGATATTTTTCATTCACAGGGTTTTATTTAGTTCTTTTCTCCTACAAATGCTTCATACATTGTATGTTTTGGTCTAGTAACCTAACACAGTGTTTAacaatgaaaggcaagaaaacaaAACGATGGATATTCTGTTATTTTCGCAGCGGCGATATGTTTTGGATCTGAGATACTGATAGAGAACGATGGGGCGTACGGTAGGGCGCATCCTGGATTTTTTATTCCTAAATCTAGAAGGAACGCCACACGTGCAAGATGAGGGAGTGGTCTGGAAAATCACAACCTTAGATTTATCTTTTTGGGGACAAATCTGGAACACCACTAACACAGACAAACTTAGTCAAGCTTTGTTTTATACTCTCGATGAAGTCTTGATGGCCTTTTATCAATTGTCACCTGCCCACCTCCTTGAAAATATGAAATGCGTACTTAAGGGAAGTGCCCAACCATATGGCGCCCTACCAAATGTACTTTAAGCACAGAGTTGACAATCATAGATATTATTGAGTTTGTGGGAATCGATAGTTACCAATGGTTCACATCAACCCTGCCATTACAAGTCATTACTCTCTTCTTATAAACTCCTCAAACAATTGGCACAACCCACAAAATTAACATCATTATTTTGCTGTCATAATCTGGCTGTACATGACTGAGAATGGTAGGAGTTAACAAAGTCGCGTTAGATTTGACGAAACTAGCGGTATATACAAAGCTGCCTTCTCCATTATATATGTGACCTAGTTCATTTTTCTTTGAAAGACAATTTGTCTCACTCTTTGTACAACCACACCACTATTTGCCAATCCTAACTCTCACCTATGGTAAGTCTTGTTTTCTTCTTTCATCATGAGTCGTGAATTCTTTTAGGGCGAGCCTAGTCGACCAACTAAGGTGCACCTGTATTTGCTAAATTCCTGTATTTGACGGGTCCATGCGTGCATTTCCTCCAGGAGAACAAGGAAGAAGCAGCTATTCCAGACTCAATTCCTGCACACCAGCAATGCAATACAAAACGAGGCGGATTCAGGGCGGCCtcatttgtttttggtaattATGCAATCAATTGTGTGTCACTTTATGATTTGCTACATATGCTAGCTATTACCAGTTTTGGTAATATCAAGATCAATATATCCATAATTTTTCTTATTGTCTGTATTGCAGTCCTGACAGGGCTGGAGAACATGGGGTTTGTAGCGAATATGGCAAGTTTGGTAATCTATTTCATGGCAGTCATGTTCTTTGATCTATCCGGGGCTGCAACCACCCTTACAAACTTTATGGGTTCAACGTTTTTACTCGCACTCTTGGGTGGATTCATCTCTGACACTTTCTTGACTAGATTTTCTACTTGTCTTCTCTTTGGTTTAATTGAATTACTGGTGAGTAGTGATAGCCATAATTCTGTTTTCATCCCCCTTTATACCTTCTGCTGGCTTTCTCATATTTTCATATTTAACTTGATCTGCTGGCCATTTCAATTGTAGGGGTTGATGGTGATGACGTTCCAAGCACATTACCGTAAGTTGCAGCCAAAGCCATGTCTAGATCATCCGTGTATCAAAGGAAATTCATCTCTAATGTTCTACGCATCTCTATGCTTGTATGCATTAGGTGCCGGTGGAGTGAGAGGTGCACTTCCTGCACTAGGCGGCGATCAATTTGATCCGAAcgatccaaaagaaaagaaatcattaGCCACTTATTTTAACTGGCTGATACTTAGTGTCACAGTTGGTGCAAGTTTTGGGGTCACATTTATAGTAGATGTTAGCACCAAAAAGAGTTGGGCCTTGGGTTTCTTGCTTTGCTTGGTCACAGCTTTAGCAGGATTCGTTGTTGTCGCGGCCGGGAAGCCTTTCTACCGCATTCAGAAATTTGGAGACAGCCCCATCATAAGAATAACTCAGGTTTCTCTCTTCATTAGGAGTTCAAAGATTCCTGAAATGTACTTTAACTGAGTAATAATTTCTGATGGTTTTTACTACTAATGTGCAGGTTATAGTTATTGCAACCCGAAACCGGAGTTTGCCGCTCACTAGCGATGCTAATGAACTTCACGAAATCAACACCAAAGAAACCGCTTTCAACGACGAAAAAATTCCGCATACAAACCAGTTTAGGTAACGAGTTACATTCTTTAAGTGGCGTAACGTTTGAGCATCACGTAAAACTACTGAATTGACAAGTTCAAATTGCTGAATTCACAGATGTTTAGACAAAGCTGCAATTCCACCAAAAGATTCAGATATAATCTCAAATCCATGGAGGGTCTGCACAGTTACGCAAGTAGAAGAAGTCAAGATCTTAGCAAGAATGTTGCCGATTCTAGCCAGTACTATCATAATGAACACATGTTTAGCCCAGTTGCAAACAATTTCAGTACAGCAAGGTATAATTATGGATCTTCATCTCGGTTCTTTCGTAGTGCCTGCACCATCAATCCCAGTAATCCCATTAGTTTTCATGTCAATTCTCATACCactttacgagttcattttcgtACCATTTGCTCGAAAAATCACTAAACACCCGTCTGGAATAACTCAACTGCAACGGGTAGGAGTTGGACTAGTTCTTTCAGCTGTTTCCATGGCTGTAGCTGCTATAGTAGAAGTAAAGAGAAGAAACCAAGCCATCCATAACCCGCTGAAACCGATTAGTCTCTTTTGGCTTTCATTTCAGTATGGAATTTTCGGTATCGCGGACATGTTTACATTAGTTGGTTTATTGGAGTTTTTCTACAAGGAAGCTCCTGCGGGTATGCGGTCACTGTCTACCTCGTTTACGTGGTTGTCGCTTTCGATTGGGTATTTTCTTAGTAGTGTTCTTGTTGAGATCATAAACGCTGTGACTAAACATTTTACGAAAAGGAAAGAAGGATGGTTGTTCGGGCTTGATTTAAACAAGTGTAATGCAGACCTGTTTTATTGGTTCTTGGCTATCTTAAGTTGTCTTAATTTCGCAAGCTATCTATACTGGTCCTCTTGGTACAAGTACAAAACAGTTGATGGTTCTGTTGCTGATGCTGATACAACTTTGTTCGAACCCAAAGTTGTCGAGGATTCGAAAAATGGGTCGTCAGAACTTAACAAGGAAAAGCCTAATGCTACTGCTGAGGATTTTGAAGCTAAGAAAGCAAATGGTGTTACTTCTGGTTCTAACACCGCGAGTACTGTCAAGGACAAAGAAGATAAACACGACAAGTAGCTGAAGAAAATGTTTTGCCTCCAGAAAATTAGTATCTAGTTATGCATGTTGCCGATGCAAGCAGGGACACAAATTTCTAGCTCCACAACTGGATGCCTATCAATGAAAAATGTATCAGTCTCAATTTTACATCTTAGCTGCGCTCAATTCTTT encodes:
- the LOC113351707 gene encoding protein NRT1/ PTR FAMILY 4.5-like, producing MVGVNKVALDLTKLAENKEEAAIPDSIPAHQQCNTKRGGFRAASFVFVLTGLENMGFVANMASLVIYFMAVMFFDLSGAATTLTNFMGSTFLLALLGGFISDTFLTRFSTCLLFGLIELLGLMVMTFQAHYRKLQPKPCLDHPCIKGNSSLMFYASLCLYALGAGGVRGALPALGGDQFDPNDPKEKKSLATYFNWLILSVTVGASFGVTFIVDVSTKKSWALGFLLCLVTALAGFVVVAAGKPFYRIQKFGDSPIIRITQVIVIATRNRSLPLTSDANELHEINTKETAFNDEKIPHTNQFRCLDKAAIPPKDSDIISNPWRVCTVTQVEEVKILARMLPILASTIIMNTCLAQLQTISVQQGIIMDLHLGSFVVPAPSIPVIPLVFMSILIPLYEFIFVPFARKITKHPSGITQLQRVGVGLVLSAVSMAVAAIVEVKRRNQAIHNPLKPISLFWLSFQYGIFGIADMFTLVGLLEFFYKEAPAGMRSLSTSFTWLSLSIGYFLSSVLVEIINAVTKHFTKRKEGWLFGLDLNKCNADLFYWFLAILSCLNFASYLYWSSWYKYKTVDGSVADADTTLFEPKVVEDSKNGSSELNKEKPNATAEDFEAKKANGVTSGSNTASTVKDKEDKHDK